The sequence below is a genomic window from Microbacterium sp. SORGH_AS_0888.
AGACGCGCTGACTGCGGGCGAGCGCCACCGGCAGCGTCGAGGAGAACAGCGAGTCGTTGCCCTTGGCGTCCAGGACGATGTGCGGGAGCGGGGCGGAGAGGCGGACGGCGACGTACCCCCAGCGGTGCGTTCGGGGATGACGGGTCGATCCGGTCGTGTAGCTGTGGTTCGCGAACGTCGCGGGGTGGGTGCCCGGTCGGTCCACCAGGTCGGTCGAGGTGTGGCTGCGGCCGACGGCGAAGAGCAGGCCGGGCAGTTGCGGTCTCGGGTCCTCGTAGCGCCAGGTCATGCCGTTGGCGCGGGCGAATCGTTCCAACCGCCACCAGCGTTCCCCGGTCTGTCTCCGTCGCCGGGACACGGCGATGACGGCGACCAGGAAGACGGCCCAGCCGCCGATCATGAGAGGGACGTACGCCGGTGCCCCGGCCGCGATCAGGATCGCGATGATTCCCCCGGCACCGCCGACGAGGATCAGCAGCAGCACCCCCCAGAGGATCGCGAACAGGGCGACCCCGAGGCATCCGAGCCCTCGGCCGTAACGGGCGACGCCCGGAGGCAGCAGCCGGTCGCGTTCGAGCTGGCGCACGCCGGCGCGTATCGTCTCGCGGTCGGCGGGCTCCAACAGGGCCCGGGTGTCGAGCCGGACGGCGTCAGCGCGGCCTGCGTGCATGTGTGCCAGCGTAGGCGCCGCCGTGCTCCCTTGCCCCGCTTCTCCCTCGGCGCCAGTGGGCGCCACACGTGGAGGCGGGATCGGGTAGAGTGTTGTGGTTGTCTGTCTGCGCCGCACCCGCGGCTGCCGGGCAGACACGTGCATCAACCCTCCTGCTGCCGGGAAATGCCCGACAGCCGTTCAGTCCGAAGGAGGTGGGTTAGTGACGCACACGCACCAGTACGAGCTCATGGTCATCATCGACCCCGCGATCGACGAGCGTCAGGTCGCCCCGAACCTCGACAAGTTCCTGAAGGTCATCACCGCTGATGGTGGCTCGATCGACAACGTCGACGTGTGGGGCAAGCGCCGTCTCGCGTACGAGATCCAGAAGAAGAACGAGGGCATCTACGCCGTCGTCAACTTCACCGCGACCAGCGAGGCCACGCAGGAGCTCGACCGTCAGCTGAAGCTGAGCGAGATCATCATGCGGACCAAGGTGCTCCGCGCCGAGGAGGCCATCGCTCTGGTGGCCGCCGAGGCCAAGCGCGCCGAGGAGAAGGCCGCCCGCAAGGCTGCCGCTCCCGCCAAGGCTGCGAAGGCGTAACGGGACATGGCCGGCGAGACGATCATCACCGTCGTGGGCAACCTCACGGCGGACCCCGAGCTGCGTTACACGCAGAACGGGCTCCCCGTCGCGAACTTCACGATCGCATCGACGCCGCGCAACTTCGACCGTGCCTCCGGTGAGTGGAAGGACGGCGAAGCGCTGTTCCTCCGCGCGTCGGTCTGGCGCGAGTTCGCCGAGCACGTGGCGGGCTCGCTGACCAAGGGCAGCCGGGTCATCGCGACCGGGCGTCTGAAGCAGCGCTCCTACCAGGACCGCGAGGGCAACCAACCGCACCGCGATCGAGCTCGAGATCGACGAGATCGGGCCGAGCCTGCGCTACGCCACGGCACAGATCACCCGTGCCGCCGGTGGCGGCGGGGGCGGTCAGTCCCGCGGTGGCGGCCAGGTGTCGCAGGCACCGGCTGACGAGCCGTGGGCGACCCCCGGTTCGTCGAACGGCGCCGACGCGTGGGGCGCTCCCGGCGCCTACGGCGACGACACCCCGTTCTGATCTCACAACGAACATCCCGGATGCGGCGGGCAGCCGCATCCGTCTGACAACTCTGAAGGAC
It includes:
- the rpsF gene encoding 30S ribosomal protein S6; translated protein: MVIIDPAIDERQVAPNLDKFLKVITADGGSIDNVDVWGKRRLAYEIQKKNEGIYAVVNFTATSEATQELDRQLKLSEIIMRTKVLRAEEAIALVAAEAKRAEEKAARKAAAPAKAAKA